The nucleotide sequence AAACTGCTTCAAAAGAACCGAAGCAAAGCAGATAGACTAGCACATCAAACTCACTGATAAATCAAGAACTGTCAGCATAGATATCAACTGCcaggagagagatagagagagagtaaGAGCTGTAACCCAGGAACAACAAATTAAACTTGCTCCGAATTGCTTTCATTCAACCATTTAGGCCACCAGCCTTCGTATTATGGAATACCAAACATGAAAGAAACATCTACGAGATTCAAAATTataaaatggattggattccttaaAAAGCCTATATATGTAtatggggggagagagagagagagagtaacgaATCTCATGGCACCTACAATGACGAATCTGAAAGGCTCCGGTGATTAGAGAGGCGACTCTGAAAGGCTCATATCTTCACCTCGCGAACATCATTTTGTCCAAATGCAGTGCCACATCCAGGGCACCTGCGATGACGGATCTCCAGATTCCTCTGGATGCACGGATAGCAAAATAGATGGAAGCACTTGGTGATCACAacctgagaagaaaaaaaagagcaaGAGAGAGAGGTtatactcgagaaagaaaatgaaaCATTCGACTGTTAAATCAAGTTGAGGTAACATGTATTGTGAAATCTTCTATATTGAACTGATCTTACTTTTCAAACATCTCAGAAGCAATATTCATTTGTTTAAATTTATAAGAGAAACAAGCTGAATAATGAACTTTTAGACATGAAAAGTGCCATACAAAACTCCCAGAATAATAAAAATCTGTTACCTCCTTTGGTCTGTCAAAACATACACCACATTTGAGAATTGCCTTGCACTCCTTGATCTCATCTTGAAGTTTCTGGATCGTAACTTCTTCACTCTCAGAACTCATTTCCATGACTTCATTTTTTACCTCAGCAAGTTCTTCCTCTAGCTTTTTCTTCTCATTTCTGGGTTCAGATTCATATATTGAAAACCAGGAGCAATAGAGCATCAGCTGTTAGAAGTAGAGCAATATATCACTAATTTAATTCAGTAGATCAGCACctttctctctctagttccactttcAACTCAGCAATCTTTTTCTGGTTCCGTTCGTATTCTTTCTCAAATGAATTAATGGTTGATCTGAGCCACTTCAACTCTTTCTCGGCATCAACCAACTCCAGCTTAGTTTTCTCCAGGTTGATGTTAATGTGCCTATTTTCCATGGAAGCTTTAACAGCTTGTGTAACATGTAACTTCATCTGTATGATTCACTCGGTTAACAACCTATTTGCTTGAAAACAAGTGAAAATTCTcatgaaaataacaaaagaagaaaaaaagtacgaaagcgaaaaaaaaaaagagaacctGTTCTTCACTATGAGCAACTTTTGTCTTTAAGAACTCTAATGAGCTGTTCACTTGCTGGAGCTGCTTCGACATGGCTTGCTTTTCAGAAAGAAGAGAGCTATGAGTTTGCTTCATCTTCACACTATCAGAAACTAGCTGGCATACATCAGATATAACAATGATGAGCAAACAATTAATAATTCTTTTGTATATTGTAGATAGAGCAACAAATCTTCCAGATGTTATAACTGAATGGGAAAAAAAAACATTAGGCAAACTGTCAATCTGATTTACACAAGAAATCAAAAGTAGGAAGCAATGTTAATGTTCATGACTCACAAAGAGAAATCACAGTTCTCATTATTTCATTAACTTCATATAATGACTCACAATTTCCCTTTCTGTACACAGACAAGTTTTCTGGTCTAGCAGATAGTTCAATTCATGAGCAATATCATTGGAGACTAAAATGCATAACCTCAATGCTTATAATACTTTTGAGACAATTTCTTTTAAATGATGAACAATGGCTGATATATTGTTCTAATTTGGTCACAAGATCTGACATTAAACATACACAAGGGTTATTGaatattcatattaatttttGCAATGACAAGACAAAGTCATTAGTCGTGAGCATCAGACAGAAAACAAATGAACTGCACGCACAAATCACTTTTTGCAATGATATGGTCTACAAGATCATGGCAGAACCTTGATATTGTAGGCATCTCTATCAGCAACCAGTTGAAGCAAATGTTGGTTCTGTGTCTGCATATCTTCGTATGCTTGACCAATTGTCTGTTTGGGAAATGGGATAACAaacatttaaatatataaataaccaAAATATACTGAAAAGAAAAGCACACAGAAAGACCGGGAACTTGACCTCTATTTCAGAAATATAAGCCTCCGCTTCTGCATCTTTTATTCTTATGGCCTCTTGAAGCTCTAAGACATCTCTGAGCAACAAAAATAAATCAGAATAAAAGAGCATATCAACATATTACTTAGAAGGCTGAACCTAGTGCCCTCTTGTCAATGTTAGGTCTGAGGAAGACCAAGTAACGAGTCCTTAGCCCTGATACCAGAGAGGCCATTTTCAAATGTTGAACCAGGGCCACTCAGGCCGCAAAGAGCAACCTTAATGTGACACCAAGGCTCATTCACTTTCTTGTCCTACATATTGCTTCCTTAATCACTATAATCTAACTGAATTTTACATAACTACCAAGTATGGCTACAAAAAGCAACAACAAACTTTTCAACATGACAAATTATTCATTAAAAAACAACAAAAAACTTATATCTGATTGCTTAGCCCTGCAAAGCAAATTTTCACATTACGTGACATTAATAAGCAGCAATGAACTCTTCAGCGTGGCAAACTTATTCGTGAACAAATAACAATAGGTttatgtcccaactatttagccccaaaatatatattttcacaATTATACAACATCAATATTAAAACTTCTCAACATAAATGAAATCCATCCAAAAAATTaagcaataaaccacaaaaaaaaCTTAGGCAGAAAATAAAGGTAAAAATCATTAAAGGATGACAGAAATAAAGAATTCAAATACGTTAAGAAGGGATTAATATGAGAGTTATGCTGGACCATGGCAGATATCAAACCTCTCAGAAGCATCTAACTTGGCCCTTAATTCTGGAATTCCAGCTTCAGCAGTAGAAAGTCTTTGCTGGCAAGTTGCCTCAGCATCATTTGCTGCTTTCACTCGTAACTCAAGGCTGTGATCTGCTAAAGTAGCTTTCAACAGATCAGCTTGTATATGAGCTCTGTGTTCTGATTCCTTGATTTCAACAATTGTTCTGTGCAGAATCAGAAGTTCAAATCCTTTAAATCTTTTGTCAAAGATCAAACTAAAATAGTTAGTTGAGTAATCATCAGAATACCCCTGATAGGACTAAGGCTTGTTATTGCATGAGAATACAGTGAACAACACACTAGCTAAACAATAAGAGCTATCTCAAGCATAATATATTTCAGAATGCACTTAATATTGCATATAAAATCATAACATTGAAAAACaacttcatgatttaaaatgGATAACATATGAGAACATATATACCAATGTTAAACAATACGTGACAAACAAACTTCAGAACTATCAAAAGGAGTATTTTACAATTATCAAATTGACAAGTTATGTTGACGAACCTTTTCCATATATAGTTCATGCACATGTCAAGCCTTATATAAGAAACAATGTGACTTTTAATCAAGTATCATTACTAGTATGTAAACATATTTTTAAATCTTAAATATCAAATGTCAAACAATTATGTTACAAGCAAACTTCAAAATTATCAAAAGGGGTACTTTACTATATTCTAATTGACAGGTGTTACATGTTGATGAATCTTTTTGCAAGAATAATTCAAGCACCTACAAATCCTACTAAAAAAAAGAAATGGACTTCCAAGCAACATGTGTCAACCATGTCATCCTATGCCAATCAGCACATACCATGTAAGCACAATTTCAGCATGCAGCCATGCCAAGGAAATGCTGATACAACACTAGCTACCACAAATCCCTTGGAGGGCAAACAGATCCTGTGTCAATCCATGCTATTATGTCCTGGGACATGGACAATGCTGGTAAACTGCAAGGTTTGCTTTTAGCATTTATTATCACCAGCATGAGCAATGATCAAGAAGATCAATAGGTCTATAAGGAAATGTTAGCTTCCAAAGCAAAAAaagaaattaatataaaaaaatattgttataaGACTACTAGAAAAGGAGGGCAATATATAGAGCAGACAATTTAGGAATGAACTCTGATATGTGTAAAAATGGTGTGCTTAGACTTTGCACATACCTGGTATCGAGACATTCCTGTCCATGCATATCCATGATAAATTGCAACTCCTGCTTTTCCTTTTCCAGTTTATCAACCTGCAGTTTATTTTATTCAGCAGTAAAAACCATGTGTAAATTTGAACATAATCATCCAACTATTTGCTTTGTTGCTATGGTTGATCACGTAACAAAATTAAACCTTAATTTATAATGAAACTTAATAAGCATGTTATAGATAAACATACCAGTGCTTTGAGGGATTTAATCTCAACCATTTCTTCCGCATATTTATCAGATAGGACTTTGTGTTCACTAATCTAAAAACATTGAAGACGTTAATAATACAATCAAAAGAGAAACATATTAATCTtgtcaaaaataaaattatagaagAGTTACAATTGACAATTACAGAAACTAGACTCAAAGATAAAAATAATCTAGAACACAAAAAATAAGTCAAAAAGTGTAGCAAAAATAGAAGAGATTTAGCTTCTCAAACATCATTGACCAATAATTAGTCGTAAAATTTATAAAGTCTCTGATCCCTATGTGGCATGTTCAAATTAGCTATTCTAAAACACATTTTTTTCTGGCAAATTACAGAAACATATCtgtatgtgaaaaaaaaaatttcaagttatgtTAGAAGCAAGAGATGTATGAAAGACCCAAGGATCATGTATGTTCTCTAACTTGGTGGGTTTAATGCTAACAAAAGGCATAAACAACCATATCAATGAAATTTTAAACTTTAATCAGCAACAAAATCATTATGGAACCTTAAAATCTACTTTCCAGAAAAATGTAGCAATGAGATATTATACTCAAGTCATAAACACATAGGAATAGAAACTAGGAAATAATAGTTGAGCAATAATTTAGAAATCCATTTTACAATTGGAATGTTGATGCTCAAATTGTTTCCAAAATAAATACGGAGAGGATGTAGATAGCTAAAAACATGTCACAATAGACTGGAGATTAttgtcaaaccaaatggcataTCAGAACACAGAGAGCAAGATTTGGCCAATACCCTTCTATTTAACAGAGGTCTCAAAGAATCAGCTTCTTTACGTAGTGCAAGTGCTTCGGAAGCTGCCAATTTTGACCTATTTAATTGGCTTTCCATCATCTCCATTTCTTTAGTTAATGCTGATGCCATGACATTAATTTCGTCCTTGATGTCTTTTCTACCTGAAACAGCAATAGCTTAGGTACGTCTTTAAAAGATTATGCATATTCTTAAATAAGAAAAGCTTTTGACCTAAATCCTGTTCAGCTTCTTCAAGTTTACTTTCAAGATCATTTTTTTCAACAACAAACTTTTGAATCTGAAGCTCAAGTTCTGCAATCTTTGCCTCATAATTGCTAACAGAAATCTTAATAGCATCAGCTGAGTCTGCTTTAAGATTTAATTCATTCTCCTTTGGAAGATAGTTGTTCCTGTCAACCTgaatatatatatcttataagaTAATTAACAATTAATCACAAAAATAACCACAAAAACACAATGTTACCTGCAAGGATTCAATCAGACCCTTGTACCGTACAAGTTCTGCATTCAGATGCTGGAGTTGATCATTTAGTAAAGTGTAGGGTTTTGATGTGACAACATAATTTTCATCCTTCAATTGGCTCTACATTAACAAAAAAGGTTCAGAGTTAAGTGTAATTTAGGACACAAACATCAAGACTAATCTAATCAGCAACGTAAAAAGCATTAAGAAAACTTCAGTATTCAAGAATATAACTTGAAGATCATCCAATTGCTTTGAGAGAATCAAGAAATCTTCCTGGGCTTCCTGAAGTTCCAAAAGACGGCTAGCTGCCAATGTCTGCCATTTTTTGGGAAAGAAAATAAGGGAGATAACTGCATcataatgaataataaattatCCCTGAAGaacaaatattaagccaaatgcaAGCTTTCATTTCACCTTAGCCTCCTCAATTGAGTCTTTCAGATCCTTCAATCCCATGGTTCTATCTGCAGATTTATCTGGTGAACTGCTTCCATTTGCAGCATTTGCAATTGAAGCATGTGTCGTAGATGCTCCATGCTTATGCATCTGTAAAATTGCCAACTTGCGTCGActttcctcgagctctgccatacTCTCCTCTAATTCACCTTTATCATTAAAAAACTTTTTTCAgctcataaagaaaaaaaaaatgacagaAGTAGCAAAGAAACTAAGCATAAATATCCCACTTAATCGTAAGACTGCAAAGCCCTGACATTTTGTACACATACTGTATTTAATCCAAGGAACCAAATCTCGAGCACCCACCCCCACATTGGTCCCATATTGAACCATACAATATCATATCCATATGACACACTGTGATATCTCATTAAAAAATGAGTATCTATTGAATTGTCTGTATGCTTTGGTACAGTATATTGCAAGATACTGAATGATGGGACTCGTTATATGGTATGGTCAGTTTCAAATTAAATCTTGTAAATCCAGAGGTCAGCTAAAGCttgattagtagaattaataCAAAAAGAACATGGCTTGACTTTTCATCACTACTAGTGTAACCTCCACAAAGCATAATTAAATTACTTATTTCGCCAAGCATTGTTAAAagtatcatctctctctctcctcgaatGATCTTCCACATTCTAGTAATTATTGGTCATCCTAAATTTGACACTATTCTGTCCACCAACCCCAAATTTGCCAACATCCCACTTGCCACCACCAACACCATTTCATATATTGTCCCTCTTCTAATTGCCACCTTCACCTCAGTGTGTGCAATGCCATTGTCATGATCTACACTAACTCTCACCTTCAGTCACTTCCCTATTTCATTTTATGTCTCATCATCATCCACCT is from Musa acuminata AAA Group cultivar baxijiao chromosome BXJ1-6, Cavendish_Baxijiao_AAA, whole genome shotgun sequence and encodes:
- the LOC135582151 gene encoding E3 ubiquitin-protein ligase BRE1-like 2 isoform X3, translating into MKYVLETITSRRDKNECLSFALHGKLAPEDAIVQIQKFDESLREVINNMHQSADILLEKHKQFTEEINTYKESLSTTQSEIKRLSGELEESMAELEESRRKLAILQMHKHGASTTHASIANAANGSSSPDKSADRTMGLKDLKDSIEEAKTLAASRLLELQEAQEDFLILSKQLDDLQSQLKDENYVVTSKPYTLLNDQLQHLNAELVRYKGLIESLQVDRNNYLPKENELNLKADSADAIKISVSNYEAKIAELELQIQKFVVEKNDLESKLEEAEQDLGRKDIKDEINVMASALTKEMEMMESQLNRSKLAASEALALRKEADSLRPLLNRRISEHKVLSDKYAEEMVEIKSLKALVDKLEKEKQELQFIMDMHGQECLDTRTIVEIKESEHRAHIQADLLKATLADHSLELRVKAANDAEATCQQRLSTAEAGIPELRAKLDASERDVLELQEAIRIKDAEAEAYISEIETIGQAYEDMQTQNQHLLQLVADRDAYNIKLVSDSVKMKQTHSSLLSEKQAMSKQLQQVNSSLEFLKTKVAHSEEQMKLHVTQAVKASMENRHININLEKTKLELVDAEKELKWLRSTINSFEKEYERNQKKIAELKVELERERNEKKKLEEELAEVKNEVMEMSSESEEVTIQKLQDEIKECKAILKCGVCFDRPKEVVITKCFHLFCYPCIQRNLEIRHRRCPGCGTAFGQNDVREVKI
- the LOC135582151 gene encoding E3 ubiquitin-protein ligase BRE1-like 2 isoform X1 is translated as MEEDAPAGLGFGGGDEGSPASAITRQQVDAAVLQYQNQRLVQQLEAQKAEMHTLEGKFKELRERQSSYDKSLMTVNRMWNQLVDDLILLGIRAGGDLHYLQSLDHEDHCKDALVSCPPEETFLCRLIRAGSVVKISGSLSVNFVQEALASRHAATIDLMKYVLETITSRRDKNECLSFALHGKLAPEDAIVQIQKFDESLREVINNMHQSADILLEKHKQFTEEINTYKESLSTTQSEIKRLSGELEESMAELEESRRKLAILQMHKHGASTTHASIANAANGSSSPDKSADRTMGLKDLKDSIEEAKTLAASRLLELQEAQEDFLILSKQLDDLQSQLKDENYVVTSKPYTLLNDQLQHLNAELVRYKGLIESLQVDRNNYLPKENELNLKADSADAIKISVSNYEAKIAELELQIQKFVVEKNDLESKLEEAEQDLGRKDIKDEINVMASALTKEMEMMESQLNRSKLAASEALALRKEADSLRPLLNRRISEHKVLSDKYAEEMVEIKSLKALVDKLEKEKQELQFIMDMHGQECLDTRTIVEIKESEHRAHIQADLLKATLADHSLELRVKAANDAEATCQQRLSTAEAGIPELRAKLDASERDVLELQEAIRIKDAEAEAYISEIETIGQAYEDMQTQNQHLLQLVADRDAYNIKLVSDSVKMKQTHSSLLSEKQAMSKQLQQVNSSLEFLKTKVAHSEEQMKLHVTQAVKASMENRHININLEKTKLELVDAEKELKWLRSTINSFEKEYERNQKKIAELKVELERERNEKKKLEEELAEVKNEVMEMSSESEEVTIQKLQDEIKECKAILKCGVCFDRPKEVVITKCFHLFCYPCIQRNLEIRHRRCPGCGTAFGQNDVREVKI
- the LOC135582151 gene encoding E3 ubiquitin-protein ligase BRE1-like 2 isoform X2 — its product is MEEDAPAGLGFGGGDEGSPASAITRQQVDAAVLQYQNQRLVQQLEAQKAEMHTLEGKFKELRERQSSYDKSLMTVNRMWNQLVDDLILLGIRAGGDLHYLQSLDHEDHCKDALVSCPPEETFLCRLIRAGSVVKISGSLSVNFVQEALASRHAATIDLMKYVLETITSRRDKNECLSFALHGKLAPEDAIVQIQKFDESLREVINNMHQSADILLEKHKQFTEEINTYKESLSTTQSEIKRLSGELEESMAELEESRRKLAILQMHKHGASTTHASIANAANGSSSPDKSADRTMGLKDLKDSIEEAKTLAASRLLELQEAQEDFLILSKQLDDLQSQLKDENYVVTSKPYTLLNDQLQHLNAELVRYKGLIESLQVDRNNYLPKENELNLKADSADAIKISVSNYEAKIAELELQIQKFVVEKNDLESKLEEAEQDLGRKDIKDEINVMASALTKEMEMMESQLNRSKLAASEALALRKEADSLRPLLNRRISEHKVLSDKYAEEMVEIKSLKALVDKLEKEKQELQFIMDMHGQECLDTRTIVEIKESEHRAHIQADLLKATLADHSLELRVKAANDAEATCQQRLSTAEAGIPELRAKLDASERDVLELQEAIRIKDAEAEAYISEIETIGQAYEDMQTQNQHLLQLVADRDAYNIKLVSDSVKMKQTHSSLLSEKQAMSKQLQQVNSSLEFLKTKVAHSEEQVVNRVNHTDEVTCYTSC